Proteins encoded within one genomic window of candidate division WOR-3 bacterium:
- a CDS encoding bifunctional ADP-heptose synthase, which produces MEKVLETIDRFKKLKAIVVGDLMLDVYSFGTVERISPEAPVPVVRVDYDEYRVGGAANVANNLRVLGAEVKVAGLVGEDYEGKLLLDLMESQGIDTSMVKVVRGKKTIVKNRIVAKGQQLLRLDREDLNDKGGKIRKKILSDLLKYLRDVDFVIIEDYNKGFLDGFIYRTVITSSPVPVFIDPKFEHYSSMKNAFLVKPNFEEFKKATGLRKIRGNFGIIVENFRKRLNLKNLVVTKGEDGMYITNDEGLYHIPSLHRNVFDVTGAGDTVISLLALGMCAGLSLLEASLLATIGAGIEITKLGAQPVTLDELISEVKNHWNRLLSQVISLKKQV; this is translated from the coding sequence ATGGAAAAGGTACTGGAAACAATTGATCGTTTCAAGAAACTGAAAGCCATCGTGGTCGGAGATTTGATGCTGGATGTCTATTCCTTCGGTACCGTTGAGCGAATTTCGCCAGAGGCCCCCGTTCCTGTGGTAAGGGTCGATTACGATGAGTACAGAGTTGGTGGTGCAGCTAATGTAGCAAATAATTTGAGGGTTCTCGGAGCAGAGGTTAAGGTTGCAGGTCTTGTTGGAGAGGATTATGAGGGTAAACTCCTCTTGGATTTAATGGAAAGTCAAGGAATCGACACATCCATGGTGAAAGTTGTGAGGGGTAAAAAGACCATAGTAAAGAACAGAATCGTGGCTAAGGGCCAGCAGCTTTTGAGGCTTGACAGGGAAGATTTGAATGACAAAGGGGGAAAGATCAGAAAAAAAATCCTTTCAGATTTACTAAAATATTTGCGGGATGTCGATTTTGTAATCATTGAGGATTACAACAAGGGATTTTTAGACGGTTTTATTTATAGAACCGTGATAACTTCTTCACCTGTTCCCGTTTTTATTGACCCCAAATTTGAACATTACAGCTCTATGAAAAATGCATTTTTGGTCAAGCCTAATTTTGAAGAATTTAAAAAGGCTACAGGACTAAGGAAAATTCGCGGAAATTTCGGAATCATCGTGGAGAACTTCAGGAAGAGGTTGAATCTAAAAAATTTGGTAGTTACAAAGGGTGAGGATGGGATGTATATAACCAATGATGAAGGGTTATATCACATACCTTCCCTTCACAGAAATGTCTTTGATGTAACGGGTGCAGGTGACACTGTAATTTCCCTTCTTGCTCTCGGTATGTGTGCGGGGCTTTCCCTTTTAGAAGCCTCTTTACTGGCAACAATCGGAGCAGGAATTGAGATTACGAAACTCGGTGCCCAACCTGTGACTCTCGATGAGTTAATTTCTGAGGTGAAAAATCACTGGAATAGATTATTATCACAGGTAATTTCATTGAAGAAACAGGTCTAA
- a CDS encoding DUF21 domain-containing protein, which translates to MIWLFALLFCIVMVFVFSAFETGYILCQRKDFAGITRSYKRFLLDVEEVITTVLVGLNFFAAASSILAFWSLKSFGIETAKAIGISGLFISILLLLTEFFAKNFARERSNLVVKLFVPFIVAISYLAVPVNKLILFLIFPIRMIKGERKKEAVEVIKLLVSESVRDGELDSERARLVLFFSRWRELKLKEFAEPIEGFAVEAKELLDGTFKINGPVLIFEEGKVLGLLDMKKFLLSRDLKASIIAIPVLSGDLSIDTAIGKLKEAGSKLCLVDMGNKYMLFRFSQFLKIMVEG; encoded by the coding sequence ATGATCTGGCTTTTTGCTTTGCTATTTTGCATTGTGATGGTTTTTGTGTTCTCTGCCTTCGAGACTGGTTATATCCTTTGCCAGAGAAAGGATTTTGCTGGCATCACAAGAAGTTATAAAAGGTTTTTACTGGATGTGGAAGAGGTCATAACTACTGTTCTTGTTGGGCTAAACTTCTTTGCCGCTGCCTCTTCTATCCTGGCCTTTTGGTCTTTAAAAAGTTTTGGTATTGAAACGGCAAAGGCTATAGGGATTTCTGGACTGTTTATCTCTATCTTATTGCTTTTAACTGAGTTTTTTGCAAAAAATTTCGCACGGGAGCGAAGCAATTTGGTGGTAAAGCTATTTGTGCCCTTCATAGTTGCGATTTCTTATCTCGCTGTTCCTGTAAACAAATTGATACTGTTCCTGATCTTTCCAATTCGAATGATTAAGGGGGAGAGAAAAAAGGAAGCTGTAGAGGTGATAAAATTGTTAGTTTCTGAGTCGGTTAGAGACGGTGAACTGGACAGTGAAAGAGCGAGGTTGGTACTCTTCTTTTCTCGTTGGCGGGAGTTGAAGTTAAAAGAATTTGCAGAGCCTATCGAAGGGTTTGCGGTGGAAGCTAAAGAGTTATTGGATGGAACATTTAAAATAAATGGCCCTGTTCTAATTTTTGAAGAGGGGAAGGTTCTAGGTTTGCTCGATATGAAGAAGTTCCTCTTAAGTCGGGATTTGAAAGCGAGTATTATTGCTATTCCAGTTTTAAGCGGAGATCTTTCGATAGATACTGCAATTGGAAAACTGAAGGAGGCAGGAAGCAAGTTGTGTCTTGTGGATATGGGAAACAAATATATGCTGTTCAGGTTTTCTCAGTTTTTAAAGATAATGGTGGAGGGCTGA
- a CDS encoding CNNM domain-containing protein has product MGKFLIFLLLLFLSFNFSGCETAIFSTLRAELERIKNRFILQIAEKLKNFEKEALFSLLVSNTFVNTFAASIFSTLFWGFFSNLKLPTGLAQFVDVLIFTAVILIFGEVSPKLIAVKYPLKMLSFHSLVVYPFFLLLKPFARFIPSFNFENKDEGETDVLDEMEELAITSDPILRSRISMLHIKVGELMTPRDDVIALKPTDTVKYFLELVGKYPYSNYPVLDGSELLGVLKVGDARILEANPEDKVANFLTECPTVPVNVRALKVLKDYGYEEFFAVIDEYGNFVGVLTLWDVLERLYPEPSVKWIGKKSLIVSGDIPLNDLELILRKRIPFDTPTIQSLIMEVTGRIPEEGEVVELEGIKFEIIEKEFAKLTKIKVELL; this is encoded by the coding sequence ATGGGGAAATTCTTAATCTTCCTTTTGCTTCTCTTTCTGTCTTTCAACTTCAGTGGGTGTGAGACGGCGATTTTTTCCACCCTGCGCGCGGAACTCGAGAGGATAAAAAACAGATTTATTTTGCAAATAGCAGAGAAGTTAAAAAATTTCGAAAAGGAGGCCCTTTTTTCTCTTTTGGTTTCTAATACCTTTGTCAATACCTTTGCCGCCTCAATCTTTTCAACCCTTTTCTGGGGCTTTTTCAGCAACTTGAAGTTACCCACCGGCTTGGCGCAATTCGTTGATGTTTTGATTTTCACGGCTGTTATACTTATCTTTGGCGAAGTTAGTCCCAAATTAATCGCCGTTAAATATCCTCTCAAGATGCTGAGTTTTCACTCCTTAGTGGTTTATCCTTTTTTTCTTTTACTAAAGCCATTTGCAAGGTTCATTCCATCTTTTAACTTTGAAAACAAAGACGAAGGTGAAACTGATGTGCTCGATGAAATGGAGGAACTCGCGATCACTTCCGATCCCATTTTGAGGTCCAGAATTTCTATGCTGCATATTAAGGTAGGTGAGCTAATGACACCTCGAGATGATGTCATAGCATTAAAACCCACTGACACAGTAAAGTATTTCTTAGAACTTGTAGGAAAGTATCCTTATTCCAATTATCCCGTTCTTGATGGTTCGGAGCTTTTGGGGGTCTTGAAAGTTGGCGATGCGAGGATATTGGAGGCTAATCCAGAGGATAAAGTAGCAAATTTCCTTACTGAGTGTCCGACGGTTCCTGTAAATGTTAGGGCCTTAAAGGTTTTAAAAGATTATGGCTATGAGGAGTTTTTTGCTGTAATTGATGAGTATGGTAATTTCGTTGGCGTTTTAACTCTCTGGGATGTGCTGGAAAGACTTTATCCGGAGCCTTCAGTGAAGTGGATAGGTAAAAAGAGTTTGATTGTAAGTGGCGATATTCCTCTTAACGATTTGGAGCTTATTCTTCGGAAAAGAATCCCCTTTGATACTCCAACAATTCAAAGTTTAATAATGGAGGTCACAGGTAGAATTCCGGAAGAAGGCGAAGTCGTCGAATTGGAAGGCATCAAATTTGAAATAATTGAAAAAGAATTTGCGAAATTAACGAAGATTAAGGTGGAGCTTTTATGA
- the ybeY gene encoding rRNA maturation RNase YbeY, whose protein sequence is MKIRVIEYGKVKLSPSFKKRVKNLLESVLRKENHRLEELNVIFTTDNRVKRINKTFLGKNKPTDVLSFNLDSIGEIYISVDTARKKAKEYGVDAEYEMARYCLHGLLHIIGYDHKDKSKASLMGQKEEEYLALWGNS, encoded by the coding sequence ATGAAGATAAGGGTTATTGAGTACGGGAAGGTGAAGCTTTCTCCCTCATTCAAAAAGAGGGTAAAGAACCTGCTCGAATCTGTTCTTAGAAAGGAAAATCACAGGCTGGAAGAATTAAATGTGATCTTTACCACGGATAATCGGGTGAAGAGAATCAACAAAACCTTTTTAGGGAAGAATAAGCCTACCGATGTCCTCTCTTTTAATCTTGACTCCATCGGAGAAATTTATATTTCTGTTGATACGGCAAGGAAAAAAGCAAAGGAATACGGGGTTGACGCTGAGTACGAAATGGCAAGGTATTGCCTTCACGGACTCCTCCACATTATAGGTTACGACCATAAAGACAAGAGCAAGGCTTCTTTAATGGGCCAGAAAGAAGAAGAGTATCTTGCTTTATGGGGAAATTCTTAA
- a CDS encoding HDIG domain-containing metalloprotein, with the protein MKDLKTSRATRKTRAKKDNLSLLIFFFLLFLTLFSLIKLGFDERLFEEDAKFPIVQKRVEIKTLPYFSQGETNFGPLERISDSLGPEFLPLIEFLKSLLRKPVVKDELMAQMDSIYLKRGGTLLKLSSDSVLLFSDLKAQILKFLDEMSVGESTKKEILNIIEPYLKPNVELAGVKTDSISRIEKGEAEAVLFSKEVKFALFFVYLIFAFSFGYFLTTQGLYLKKDRRVIVIFLVAYFFMVIFPHFSRPLDKSYFLFVFPASLMVAAFFGGILPAFSMFIGFLLLFFPFFKSGIYESFLINSAFGVLSILVGANTRKRWDYFIALVAFIVLSLLVSLGLSEFHRGQFLSYFKDFSILSFVSVLLVILLILVFEKILRYPTDFVLLELSNVNHPLLLKLQEEAPGTFEHSLRVSEMGARIAPIVGVSPLLARVAGLYHDIGKVVHPVFFIENQVAGENPHDKLSPEMSVQILKSHVVDGINLAKSYRLPDEVIGVIETHHGTSIMYSFYKKALKLYGQVDVDKFRYPGPKPRNKFEALFMILDGIEASSRALDEKNEKKFRGLIDEIIEEKVKDGQFSETDLTYAELEKIKEELLIILLNQYHLRIKYHEDKGY; encoded by the coding sequence ATGAAAGATTTGAAAACAAGCAGGGCAACTCGAAAGACAAGGGCAAAGAAGGATAATCTTTCTCTTTTAATTTTTTTCTTCTTGCTCTTTTTAACTTTATTCTCGTTAATTAAGCTTGGCTTTGACGAAAGATTGTTTGAAGAAGATGCAAAATTTCCCATAGTTCAAAAGAGAGTTGAGATAAAGACGCTACCATACTTTTCTCAAGGAGAGACAAACTTCGGGCCTTTAGAGCGAATTTCTGATTCCCTTGGCCCTGAATTTCTACCACTTATAGAATTTTTGAAGTCTTTGCTTAGAAAACCTGTAGTGAAAGACGAATTAATGGCCCAGATGGATTCCATTTATTTGAAAAGAGGCGGAACTTTGCTTAAGCTTAGCAGTGACTCTGTGCTTCTGTTTTCAGATTTAAAAGCTCAAATCCTAAAGTTTCTTGATGAAATGAGTGTTGGAGAATCTACAAAGAAAGAGATTCTTAACATTATTGAACCGTATTTGAAACCTAATGTTGAACTGGCTGGCGTAAAAACCGACTCGATCTCGCGAATTGAGAAAGGGGAAGCGGAAGCTGTTCTATTCTCTAAGGAAGTTAAATTCGCCCTTTTCTTTGTCTATTTAATTTTTGCCTTTTCTTTTGGCTACTTTTTGACAACTCAGGGTTTGTACCTCAAAAAGGATAGAAGGGTCATTGTAATATTTCTCGTTGCGTACTTCTTTATGGTTATTTTCCCTCACTTTTCTCGACCCCTTGACAAATCTTATTTTCTTTTTGTTTTCCCTGCCTCACTTATGGTTGCTGCCTTTTTCGGTGGGATTTTACCAGCCTTTTCAATGTTTATTGGATTTTTACTGTTATTCTTTCCCTTTTTTAAGTCGGGTATTTATGAGTCTTTTCTCATCAATTCCGCTTTCGGTGTGTTGTCTATCTTGGTTGGGGCAAATACAAGGAAAAGATGGGATTATTTTATCGCGCTTGTCGCTTTTATTGTGTTGAGTTTACTGGTATCTTTGGGATTGAGTGAATTTCACAGAGGCCAGTTTTTGTCATACTTTAAGGATTTTTCGATTCTTAGCTTTGTTTCTGTTTTGCTTGTGATTTTGCTTATTCTTGTATTCGAAAAGATTCTTAGATATCCAACGGACTTTGTTCTTCTCGAGCTTTCGAATGTTAATCATCCTTTACTTCTTAAACTTCAAGAGGAAGCCCCAGGTACCTTTGAGCACAGCTTGAGGGTATCTGAAATGGGGGCTCGTATTGCGCCCATCGTTGGTGTAAGTCCATTGCTTGCAAGGGTTGCCGGATTGTATCACGATATTGGTAAAGTGGTCCATCCAGTTTTCTTTATAGAGAATCAGGTTGCTGGTGAAAATCCTCACGATAAGCTTTCTCCCGAGATGAGTGTTCAGATTTTAAAATCTCACGTTGTGGACGGGATAAATTTGGCAAAGTCGTACCGGCTTCCGGATGAGGTAATCGGAGTGATTGAAACCCATCATGGAACTTCGATAATGTATTCTTTTTACAAAAAAGCTTTGAAACTTTATGGGCAGGTTGATGTTGATAAGTTTCGGTATCCTGGACCGAAACCCCGGAACAAATTTGAGGCTTTGTTTATGATACTTGATGGGATTGAAGCCTCTTCAAGGGCTCTTGATGAGAAAAATGAGAAAAAATTCAGAGGGTTGATTGACGAAATCATCGAAGAAAAAGTGAAGGATGGCCAATTCTCTGAAACAGACTTAACCTATGCAGAGCTTGAAAAAATTAAAGAAGAGTTGCTGATAATTTTGCTAAATCAGTATCATTTGAGGATTAAATACCATGAAGATAAGGGTTATTGA
- a CDS encoding PhoH family protein codes for MEKVEKIIFIGDVNPVEFLGVNDANLKFLKSRTSTEIVVRGDELRLRGSPEEVELVAKVIQILKEEIKRRHKMEESEIREIMKWELEHAKTRDEDSKSFLVTPKKRIELKTPNQREYIRLIDENDIVIAIGPAGTGKTFLAVAAAINYLRKNLVEKIILTRPAVEAGESLGFLPGDFQEKINPYLTPLYDALYALLPAETIKRYVDTRVIEIAPLAYMRGRTFSDAFVILDEAQNTKAVQMKMFLTRLGPRSKLVLTGDITQIDLPGHETSGLVEIQSVLKGIKGVAFIYFTSEDVIRHGLVKEIVEAYERFENKQGNSKDKGKEG; via the coding sequence ATGGAGAAGGTAGAAAAAATTATCTTCATAGGGGATGTAAACCCCGTTGAGTTTTTAGGTGTCAATGACGCCAATCTTAAATTCTTAAAAAGCAGAACGTCAACGGAAATAGTTGTCCGTGGAGACGAGTTAAGATTAAGAGGGTCCCCTGAAGAGGTAGAGCTTGTGGCAAAGGTAATCCAAATCCTAAAGGAAGAGATAAAGAGAAGACACAAAATGGAAGAGAGTGAGATAAGAGAGATTATGAAATGGGAATTAGAGCATGCAAAAACGAGGGATGAGGATTCGAAGAGTTTTTTAGTAACTCCTAAGAAAAGGATAGAACTTAAAACTCCCAATCAAAGAGAGTACATCCGTCTGATTGATGAAAATGATATTGTGATTGCCATTGGGCCTGCAGGAACGGGCAAGACCTTTTTGGCCGTTGCTGCAGCAATAAACTACCTCAGAAAGAATCTGGTGGAAAAAATTATATTGACAAGACCTGCGGTAGAAGCAGGCGAATCTCTTGGATTTCTGCCCGGTGATTTTCAAGAGAAAATAAATCCTTATCTTACTCCGCTTTATGACGCGTTGTATGCCCTTCTGCCTGCAGAAACTATCAAGAGATACGTAGATACCCGTGTCATTGAGATTGCGCCCTTAGCTTATATGAGGGGAAGAACCTTTTCCGACGCCTTTGTAATCCTTGATGAGGCTCAGAATACTAAAGCTGTTCAAATGAAGATGTTTCTTACCCGGCTTGGGCCTCGCTCTAAACTGGTTTTAACCGGCGATATTACGCAGATCGACCTGCCGGGGCACGAAACTTCGGGTCTGGTAGAAATTCAATCGGTTTTAAAGGGAATTAAAGGCGTTGCCTTTATATATTTTACTTCGGAAGACGTTATTCGTCACGGGCTTGTAAAGGAAATTGTGGAAGCTTATGAAAGATTTGAAAACAAGCAGGGCAACTCGAAAGACAAGGGCAAAGAAGGATAA
- a CDS encoding LysM peptidoglycan-binding domain-containing protein, with protein MKRIIAIFAVLMLLTPALRAEQKKLTEKEALQMLEDCRAKVASLNQEIADLEAKYNALVNEESDLDAKISALQNEIAELKAEIAKYPAEYTVQKGDYLSKIAAQRYIYNNWKAWPRIYRANRDLIKDPNLIYPGWVLKIPHGIVTEIEVIPGDCLWKISGFTWIYNNPRLWTRIYEANKDQIKDPNLIYPKQVLKIPR; from the coding sequence ATGAAGAGGATTATTGCTATATTTGCAGTTTTAATGCTTCTAACACCTGCCCTCAGGGCTGAGCAGAAAAAACTTACTGAAAAAGAGGCCTTACAGATGCTGGAAGATTGCAGAGCCAAGGTGGCAAGCCTGAATCAGGAGATTGCAGATCTTGAAGCAAAGTACAATGCCCTTGTCAATGAAGAGTCTGATCTGGATGCAAAGATTTCTGCCCTCCAGAATGAAATTGCGGAGCTTAAGGCAGAAATTGCAAAATACCCTGCGGAGTATACCGTTCAAAAGGGTGACTATCTGAGCAAGATTGCCGCGCAAAGGTACATATACAACAACTGGAAAGCATGGCCAAGGATTTACAGAGCCAATAGAGACCTCATTAAGGATCCTAACCTCATCTACCCCGGCTGGGTGTTGAAGATACCCCATGGAATTGTTACGGAGATCGAGGTAATCCCAGGCGATTGTCTATGGAAAATCTCTGGATTCACATGGATATACAATAATCCAAGACTCTGGACCAGGATTTACGAGGCCAACAAGGACCAGATTAAAGATCCTAACCTCATTTATCCAAAGCAAGTATTAAAGATACCAAGATAA
- a CDS encoding cupin domain-containing protein, with protein sequence MKEKVTHFSEVEETPVKMEGAKNVYIRWLVAEKDGAPNFYLRMFRVEKGGYTPYHSHPYEHEVYVLSGSGIVKIDSKEYPLAPGVVVFVPPDVNHQFINKGEEELVFLCIIPKTD encoded by the coding sequence ATGAAAGAAAAAGTGACCCATTTTAGTGAAGTAGAGGAGACCCCTGTAAAGATGGAGGGGGCGAAAAATGTTTATATCCGATGGCTGGTCGCCGAGAAAGATGGTGCCCCCAATTTTTATTTACGGATGTTTCGTGTTGAGAAGGGAGGATATACACCTTATCACAGCCACCCTTATGAACATGAAGTTTACGTATTAAGTGGTAGTGGAATTGTGAAAATTGATAGTAAAGAATATCCGCTGGCACCTGGAGTAGTTGTCTTTGTCCCTCCTGACGTGAATCACCAGTTTATCAATAAAGGGGAGGAAGAACTGGTCTTTCTCTGCATAATTCCAAAGACTGATTAA
- a CDS encoding phosphatidylserine decarboxylase, translating into MIAKEGLRILVILSSITTIALIIRQNVIAFISGLLLLFTLFFLRDPKREIKIEEDKIVSPADGRVTEIAYKDGKIEISIFMSLTDVHVNRVPLSGRVISIERRGTKFMRAFLKEADFHNVQCETKILSPSIGEYSVIQISGIIARRIVNNLKVDMEVKTGQRMGIILFGSKVKVILPEEKIDVLVKEGEHVKAGVTSIARIKIQ; encoded by the coding sequence ATGATTGCAAAAGAAGGTCTGCGTATATTGGTAATCCTGAGTTCAATAACCACTATCGCACTTATTATAAGGCAAAATGTGATTGCCTTTATATCTGGCCTTTTACTTTTGTTCACTCTCTTTTTCCTGAGAGACCCTAAAAGAGAGATAAAAATTGAAGAGGACAAAATAGTTTCCCCTGCCGATGGAAGGGTTACAGAAATTGCCTACAAAGACGGAAAAATTGAAATTTCCATATTTATGTCTCTCACCGATGTCCACGTTAACCGCGTACCCCTTTCTGGAAGGGTCATTTCCATCGAAAGAAGAGGGACAAAATTTATGCGCGCTTTTCTTAAGGAGGCAGATTTTCATAATGTTCAGTGCGAGACGAAGATCTTATCCCCATCAATAGGGGAATACAGCGTAATACAGATTTCGGGAATTATAGCAAGGCGAATTGTCAATAATTTGAAAGTTGATATGGAAGTAAAAACGGGCCAGAGAATGGGCATTATCCTTTTTGGTTCTAAGGTAAAAGTGATTTTACCAGAAGAAAAGATTGATGTTCTTGTGAAAGAAGGGGAGCACGTAAAAGCAGGTGTAACAAGTATTGCGAGGATTAAAATACAATGA
- the pssA gene encoding CDP-diacylglycerol--serine O-phosphatidyltransferase produces MNIPTLFTFLNLFSGFMAIIAVSEMKPDSAFWFIVFSAIFDFIDGKMARLFKTPSKLGPQVDSLADAVSFGVAPSFFIYNFAVFPSGKFSPFSLLPFVYLSAVIMRLARFNVIGEDSQREFYYGLSSPISALFLVSFISTLNRFFPSFLFVKDATAGIVLILSLLMLSKIEFPVFKQTKKAEKLQILFFILGLLLLIYFRYLFLLAAILLYIIGGIIRYLLARESDE; encoded by the coding sequence ATGAATATACCAACCCTATTTACTTTCCTTAACCTATTCTCTGGTTTTATGGCAATTATTGCCGTATCCGAGATGAAACCGGATTCTGCCTTCTGGTTCATCGTCTTTTCAGCCATCTTCGATTTTATCGATGGAAAAATGGCAAGACTCTTCAAAACTCCTTCAAAATTAGGGCCACAAGTTGACTCTCTTGCTGACGCTGTGTCCTTTGGGGTCGCACCTTCCTTTTTTATTTACAATTTCGCCGTTTTTCCATCAGGGAAATTTTCTCCTTTCTCTCTCCTTCCCTTTGTTTACCTCTCTGCTGTCATTATGCGACTTGCTCGTTTTAACGTAATAGGCGAAGATTCCCAAAGGGAATTTTATTATGGCCTCTCTTCACCAATTTCAGCCCTTTTCTTGGTCTCTTTTATATCAACTTTAAACCGGTTTTTCCCTTCCTTTCTCTTTGTAAAAGATGCTACAGCTGGCATTGTTCTCATCCTCAGCCTTTTGATGCTCAGCAAAATTGAGTTCCCTGTTTTTAAACAGACTAAGAAAGCCGAAAAATTGCAGATTTTATTTTTCATCTTAGGACTGCTGCTTTTAATTTACTTCAGATACTTATTTTTACTGGCTGCTATCCTACTTTACATTATCGGAGGCATAATTCGTTACCTATTAGCCAGAGAAAGCGATGAATGA
- a CDS encoding glycosyltransferase family 2 protein: MNELDLTCVILTLNEEENIKRAIESVKGLAKKILVVDSGSSDKTVEIAKSLGAECVLNEFKDYAEQRNFALSLVKTQWVLFLDADEVVSEELKKEIIKNISENENIDGFLIPRKNWYLGDFLKCWSPDRLLRLFKKEKGIWKGEVHEKVELKGRIATLKNPILHYPFKDLYHQYSKNLKYAKMLAEEKFKEGKKATLFDLKIRPLLNFLKHYLLKGCIFEGKRGLIFSLFYLQYTIQKYSMLYEKHRLRKSL, from the coding sequence ATGAATGAATTAGATTTAACCTGCGTAATCCTAACATTGAATGAAGAGGAAAACATTAAAAGGGCCATAGAAAGTGTAAAAGGCCTTGCAAAAAAAATCTTAGTGGTTGATTCTGGAAGTTCAGACAAAACGGTGGAGATTGCGAAAAGCCTGGGTGCCGAATGTGTCCTTAATGAATTTAAAGACTATGCGGAACAGAGAAACTTTGCCCTCAGTTTAGTCAAAACCCAATGGGTCCTATTTCTCGATGCCGACGAAGTGGTTTCGGAAGAACTCAAAAAGGAAATTATAAAGAATATTAGTGAAAATGAGAATATCGACGGCTTCCTCATTCCAAGAAAAAACTGGTATCTTGGTGACTTTCTCAAATGCTGGAGCCCTGACAGGCTTTTAAGGTTGTTTAAAAAGGAAAAAGGGATATGGAAAGGAGAGGTTCACGAAAAGGTTGAACTCAAAGGAAGAATAGCAACTTTAAAGAACCCAATCCTTCACTACCCTTTTAAAGATCTTTACCATCAGTACTCTAAAAATCTCAAATATGCCAAAATGCTGGCGGAAGAAAAGTTTAAAGAGGGTAAAAAGGCAACTTTATTTGACCTAAAGATCCGGCCTCTACTAAATTTCTTAAAGCACTATCTCTTAAAAGGCTGTATCTTCGAAGGAAAACGGGGGCTTATCTTTTCCCTATTCTATCTCCAGTACACCATTCAGAAGTACTCGATGCTATACGAAAAACACCGCCTCAGGAAAAGCTTATAA
- a CDS encoding ferredoxin — protein sequence MAKKVRIDPDLCVGDAICTDIAPDVFYMGDDGLAHVKPGMEMSGDRADVQEAAEQCPGSAIIIE from the coding sequence ATGGCAAAGAAAGTCAGAATAGACCCTGATCTCTGTGTTGGCGATGCAATATGCACGGATATTGCTCCCGATGTTTTCTATATGGGTGACGATGGCCTTGCTCATGTAAAACCTGGAATGGAAATGAGCGGTGACAGAGCAGATGTTCAGGAAGCCGCTGAACAGTGCCCTGGAAGCGCAATAATTATTGAGTAG
- the obgE gene encoding GTPase ObgE, whose protein sequence is MKQETFVDLVKIIVKAGKGGNGLVHFLREKYKPFGGPDGGDGGDGGNVYAIGDRSLKTLLDFKYKRIYEAEDGKNGGPNNRTGRKGRDLYIKVPLGSVFYDEETGKYLGEITEQGQTLLLARGGKGGRGNTRFATPTNRAPRIAEEGTEGEQRTIRIELKLLADVGIVGLPNAGKTTLLNALVGTTAKTADYPFTTLTPNLGVYDEGEGPRFVLVDIPGIIKDAHKGKGLGLAFLRHIERTRVLLILLDASQNNLEEQYRTIMEELSSYKPELLKKPRIVAVNKIDLVPTPPSLNVNEEVYYISALKRIGLEELKRGIERCLRKTEVAKDD, encoded by the coding sequence ATGAAACAGGAAACCTTTGTAGACCTTGTAAAAATAATTGTTAAAGCCGGAAAAGGCGGAAATGGGCTTGTACACTTTTTAAGGGAAAAATACAAACCTTTTGGCGGACCCGACGGAGGTGACGGCGGGGACGGTGGAAATGTATACGCCATCGGTGATAGGTCATTGAAAACGTTGCTGGATTTTAAATACAAAAGAATTTATGAGGCTGAAGATGGTAAGAACGGCGGCCCTAACAATAGAACAGGGAGAAAGGGAAGAGACCTTTACATAAAAGTACCACTGGGAAGCGTTTTCTACGATGAAGAAACCGGTAAATATTTAGGTGAAATCACAGAGCAGGGCCAGACCCTATTACTGGCAAGAGGCGGAAAAGGTGGAAGAGGAAACACCCGATTTGCTACACCCACCAATAGAGCACCGAGAATTGCAGAAGAGGGAACGGAAGGAGAACAGAGAACCATTAGAATAGAGCTGAAGCTTCTTGCTGATGTTGGGATTGTAGGACTTCCAAACGCGGGGAAAACAACCCTTCTCAACGCCTTAGTCGGAACAACAGCCAAAACCGCCGATTACCCCTTCACCACTTTGACCCCTAACTTAGGGGTTTATGATGAAGGTGAGGGTCCAAGGTTCGTTTTGGTAGATATCCCCGGTATAATCAAGGATGCCCACAAGGGCAAGGGGCTGGGGCTAGCGTTTCTAAGGCATATTGAAAGAACAAGGGTTTTGCTTATCCTGTTAGACGCTTCCCAGAATAATCTCGAAGAACAATATAGAACGATTATGGAAGAACTCTCTTCTTATAAACCAGAACTACTCAAAAAGCCAAGAATAGTTGCCGTCAACAAAATAGATTTAGTCCCCACACCACCTTCATTAAACGTTAATGAAGAAGTATACTATATATCAGCCTTAAAAAGGATCGGGCTTGAAGAGTTGAAAAGGGGGATTGAAAGATGTCTAAGGAAGACAGAAGTGGCAAAGGACGACTAA